The bacterium genome window below encodes:
- a CDS encoding biotin--[acetyl-CoA-carboxylase] ligase: MGPAIRAGRFGSVLLSFSEIDSTNRLLLDLAAQGYPEGTVVQADSQTRGRGRQGRRWITPPGRALAFSLLLRPRSSPKDLPWVTLMAAVAVARCLETFRVRAGIKWPNDLLLNDKKVCGILTEVGPSRDNRPSIVLGVGLNVNQVAKDFPPGLRKAATSLQMATKRTWDRQKLLGRLLDHLEEGYEDLLHGRIDRLSEQWGKRNVTLGREVRLTQGKRSITGMALGLDRNGALLLSLKTGEVQRVLSGDVTFRAKGHKGIA; this comes from the coding sequence TTGGGCCCGGCCATCCGCGCCGGCCGGTTCGGCTCCGTCCTTCTTTCCTTTTCCGAGATCGATTCGACCAACCGTCTCTTGTTGGACCTGGCGGCCCAGGGTTATCCCGAAGGGACGGTGGTCCAGGCCGATTCCCAGACCCGGGGCAGGGGAAGGCAGGGGCGCCGTTGGATCACCCCGCCGGGACGGGCCTTGGCTTTTTCCCTGCTTCTACGGCCCCGATCGTCGCCCAAGGACCTTCCTTGGGTGACCTTGATGGCCGCGGTGGCGGTGGCCCGATGCCTGGAGACCTTCCGGGTCCGGGCGGGGATCAAGTGGCCCAACGACCTGCTCTTGAACGACAAGAAGGTTTGCGGGATTTTGACCGAAGTGGGTCCTTCCCGGGATAATAGGCCGTCGATCGTATTGGGAGTGGGGCTCAATGTGAACCAGGTCGCGAAGGATTTTCCGCCCGGACTTCGGAAGGCCGCGACCAGCCTTCAAATGGCCACGAAGAGGACCTGGGACCGGCAGAAGCTCCTGGGCCGGCTCCTGGATCATCTGGAGGAAGGGTACGAGGACCTTCTCCATGGACGGATCGACCGGTTGAGCGAACAATGGGGAAAGAGGAACGTGACGCTGGGCCGGGAGGTGCGGCTCACCCAAGGCAAGCGGAGCATCACGGGTATGGCCTTGGGCTTGGACCGTAACGGGGCCCTTCTCCTGAGTCTCAAGACCGGAGAGGTCCAAAGGGTCCTTTCCGGGGATGTCACCTTTCGGGCCAAGGGCCACAAGGGGATCGCGTGA
- the nadC gene encoding carboxylating nicotinate-nucleotide diphosphorylase yields MRTLQAPGLQEIRPLLQKALREDGAWADRTTRGVVPAGARARVELLCKSNGVLAGLPFFIETLRLMEPRAKFRPLARDGQRLKAGQRALWIEGKARGLLSAERTALNLLSRLSGIATLTRRFREKLGIARLYDTRKTTPLWRELERYAVRVGGGLNHRFNLASQVLIKDNHLKLGGGVYASVRAARKRYGPGEFIEVEVEDFVEASEALRAGADMILVDNADPRLLKKVLALVKGKMGVEVSGGLTLSNIHRYAALKADRFSSGSLTHSAPSLDFSLEFHPL; encoded by the coding sequence TTGAGGACCCTCCAGGCCCCCGGGCTCCAGGAAATTCGGCCGCTGCTCCAGAAGGCCCTCCGGGAGGATGGCGCTTGGGCCGACCGGACCACCAGGGGGGTGGTGCCTGCGGGTGCCAGGGCCCGGGTCGAACTTCTTTGCAAATCGAACGGTGTGCTGGCGGGATTGCCTTTCTTTATTGAAACCTTGCGGCTGATGGAGCCCCGGGCCAAGTTCCGGCCCCTTGCCCGTGACGGTCAAAGATTGAAGGCCGGACAAAGGGCCCTTTGGATCGAAGGGAAGGCCCGGGGTCTCCTGTCGGCCGAAAGGACCGCTTTGAACCTTTTGAGCAGGCTTTCGGGGATCGCCACCCTGACCCGGAGGTTCCGGGAAAAATTGGGAATTGCGCGTCTCTATGACACCCGAAAGACCACCCCCCTGTGGCGCGAGTTGGAGCGTTATGCGGTTCGGGTGGGCGGCGGGTTGAACCATCGGTTCAATTTGGCCTCTCAAGTGCTCATCAAGGACAATCACCTGAAATTAGGCGGCGGGGTCTATGCTTCGGTCCGGGCCGCCCGGAAAAGATACGGCCCGGGGGAATTCATCGAGGTCGAAGTGGAAGATTTCGTGGAAGCCTCCGAAGCCCTAAGGGCCGGGGCCGACATGATCCTGGTGGATAATGCCGATCCGCGTCTGTTGAAAAAGGTCCTGGCCCTGGTGAAGGGGAAAATGGGGGTCGAGGTCTCGGGTGGGCTGACCCTGTCCAACATCCATCGTTATGCCGCCTTGAAGGCGGACCGGTTCTCCTCGGGCTCCCTGACCCATTCGGCCCCGTCCCTGGATTTTTCGCTGGAGTTCCATCCCCTTTGA
- a CDS encoding GerMN domain-containing protein: MKRPLPIPIVALGGLVVLSVVVLFWLHGRGHHGAGPVKHAATAPLYEPGDKPATLYLRALDTETGKLVNQTAVIRASRLRANQVKQLLMAFLDGARSGKVQVPVPEGLALNEFYLTPSGQAVVDLSTEGVRKDHVGFFEEALLVRCLVDTLDGNFFEVHSVKILLDGQEVPSLFGHYALGTSEANMASTAAGTSPVD, translated from the coding sequence ATGAAGCGTCCCCTTCCCATCCCCATCGTGGCTCTCGGTGGGTTGGTCGTCCTGTCGGTGGTGGTCCTTTTCTGGCTCCATGGGCGTGGGCACCATGGGGCGGGACCGGTCAAGCACGCCGCCACCGCGCCTCTTTATGAACCGGGGGACAAGCCCGCGACCCTCTATCTGCGGGCCTTGGACACGGAAACGGGCAAGCTGGTCAATCAGACGGCCGTCATCCGGGCGAGCCGCCTCAGGGCCAACCAGGTCAAACAGCTTCTGATGGCATTCCTCGATGGGGCCCGGTCGGGAAAGGTGCAGGTCCCTGTCCCGGAGGGCCTGGCCTTGAACGAGTTCTACCTGACCCCCTCGGGCCAAGCGGTGGTAGACCTTTCCACGGAAGGGGTCCGGAAGGACCATGTGGGATTTTTCGAGGAAGCCTTGCTGGTGCGGTGCCTGGTTGATACCTTGGACGGAAATTTCTTCGAGGTGCACTCGGTCAAGATCCTTTTGGATGGGCAGGAGGTCCCAAGCCTCTTCGGGCATTATGCCTTGGGGACCAGTGAAGCCAATATGGCCTCCACGGCCGCGGGGACCTCGCCCGTCGACTAG
- a CDS encoding valine--tRNA ligase — protein MEQEMNLPSAYEPKDVEAKWYPLWEASGDFRAEDRSSKPAFCMVMPPPNVTGSLHMGHALNDTLQDLIARFKRMRGFNVLWLPGVDHAGIATQNVVERVLKKEGKSRHDLGREAFIRKVWEWKEKYGATINQQIRKMGASCDWSRGRFTMDEGLSKAVQQVFISLYNEKLIVQDYYLINWCPHCRTALSDIEVEHKPVHGNFYHLRYPFAHDPSQGLEVATTRPETLLGDTAVAVHPEDGRYAGLEGKSVLLPLLGRKIPVLKDAYVDKEFGTGVVKITPAHDFNDFQVGNRHKLERINILNPDGTLNENAGPYQGMDRFAARKKIVADLEAGGFLLKVEPHEHNVGHCYRCGTVVEPYYSKQWFVRMKPLAEKALQAVAEGKTKFVPEMWRGEYERWLSNIQDWCISRQIWWGHRIPVYNCTSCGNQVAAAETPGPCAKCKASAWEQDPDVLDTWFSSGLWPFSTLGWPDPMAQDLKTFYPTSVLVTSWDILFFWVARMMMMGLKFMGDVPFREVYIYSLVADEDGKKMSKSKGNVVDPLEIIEKHGCDALRFTLTSIETKQRYVALTPQKLESSRNFVNKLYNATRFVLLGLSDGTALKPLTPSDHGSLRLEDRWILSRLSKVTAEVTQDYERYRVAELSATLYRFVWNEFCDWYLESVKPRLYALAGSPEKTLAASMVVTVLEGILRLLHPVTPFVTEELWHKLPGRSESIMRSPWPDPKDYPVDEKALEEFAFLQEVVTGIRTSRSELNVPPSAQVKVSYQGAALAFSAGSAQESLLKPLGRVQDYGPAKERPVKTALVVVKGGELYLHLEGLIDLKAEAAKQVKEREKLAKYVQTIEGKLRNESFVKNAPVELVDAEKAKLRETQEKIARIENNLKFLEN, from the coding sequence ATGGAACAAGAAATGAACCTGCCTTCGGCCTATGAACCGAAGGATGTCGAGGCCAAGTGGTACCCCCTTTGGGAAGCTTCGGGCGATTTCCGGGCCGAGGACCGGTCGTCCAAACCCGCCTTTTGCATGGTCATGCCCCCTCCCAACGTCACCGGCAGCCTCCACATGGGCCACGCCCTCAACGACACCCTGCAGGACCTGATCGCCCGGTTCAAACGCATGCGGGGCTTCAACGTCCTTTGGTTGCCGGGGGTGGACCACGCCGGGATCGCCACTCAGAACGTGGTGGAGCGGGTCCTTAAAAAAGAAGGGAAGAGCCGCCATGACCTGGGCCGGGAGGCCTTCATTCGGAAGGTCTGGGAATGGAAGGAGAAGTACGGCGCCACCATCAACCAACAGATCCGCAAGATGGGCGCTTCCTGCGACTGGAGCCGCGGCCGGTTCACCATGGACGAGGGCCTCTCCAAGGCGGTCCAACAGGTCTTCATCAGCCTTTACAACGAAAAGCTCATCGTCCAGGACTATTACCTCATCAATTGGTGTCCCCACTGCCGCACGGCCCTCTCCGACATTGAAGTGGAGCACAAGCCGGTCCACGGGAATTTCTACCATCTCCGATACCCTTTCGCCCATGACCCGTCCCAGGGGCTTGAAGTGGCCACCACCCGTCCCGAGACCCTGTTGGGGGATACGGCGGTGGCCGTCCATCCGGAGGACGGGCGTTACGCGGGACTCGAAGGGAAGTCGGTCCTCCTTCCCCTCTTGGGCCGGAAGATCCCGGTCCTGAAGGATGCCTATGTCGACAAGGAATTCGGAACGGGGGTGGTCAAGATCACCCCGGCCCATGACTTCAACGATTTCCAGGTGGGGAACCGGCACAAGCTGGAACGCATCAATATCCTGAACCCGGATGGGACCCTGAACGAGAACGCGGGCCCCTATCAAGGGATGGACCGTTTCGCGGCCCGCAAAAAGATCGTGGCCGACCTGGAGGCCGGCGGTTTCCTCCTGAAGGTCGAACCCCATGAGCACAACGTGGGCCATTGCTACCGCTGCGGGACGGTGGTGGAACCTTATTATTCCAAGCAGTGGTTCGTCCGGATGAAGCCCCTGGCCGAGAAGGCCTTGCAGGCCGTGGCCGAGGGGAAGACCAAATTCGTCCCCGAGATGTGGCGGGGTGAATACGAGAGATGGCTGTCCAATATCCAGGATTGGTGCATCAGCCGCCAGATCTGGTGGGGTCACCGCATCCCGGTCTACAACTGCACTTCCTGCGGCAACCAAGTGGCGGCGGCCGAGACGCCGGGCCCTTGCGCCAAGTGCAAGGCGTCGGCCTGGGAACAGGACCCGGACGTGCTGGATACCTGGTTCTCCTCGGGGCTTTGGCCCTTCTCAACGCTGGGGTGGCCCGATCCGATGGCCCAGGACCTGAAGACCTTCTACCCGACCTCCGTGCTGGTGACCAGTTGGGACATCCTGTTCTTCTGGGTGGCCCGCATGATGATGATGGGTCTCAAGTTCATGGGGGACGTGCCTTTCCGGGAGGTCTATATCTATTCTTTGGTGGCCGATGAGGACGGGAAGAAGATGAGCAAGTCGAAGGGCAACGTGGTGGACCCCCTGGAGATCATCGAGAAGCATGGTTGCGACGCCCTCCGGTTCACCCTGACGAGCATCGAGACCAAACAACGTTATGTGGCCCTGACGCCTCAGAAGCTCGAATCCTCCCGTAACTTCGTGAACAAGCTCTACAACGCCACAAGATTCGTGCTGTTGGGCCTGTCCGACGGCACGGCGTTGAAGCCCCTGACCCCGTCCGACCACGGGAGCCTCCGTTTGGAGGACCGTTGGATCCTGTCCCGGCTCTCGAAAGTGACCGCCGAAGTGACCCAGGACTATGAACGCTACCGGGTGGCCGAACTATCGGCCACCCTCTATCGTTTCGTTTGGAACGAGTTCTGTGATTGGTACCTGGAGAGCGTGAAGCCCCGCCTTTACGCCCTGGCCGGGTCCCCGGAAAAGACCTTGGCCGCCTCGATGGTAGTGACCGTCCTGGAGGGGATCCTCAGGCTCCTGCATCCGGTGACCCCCTTCGTGACCGAGGAGCTTTGGCATAAGCTGCCGGGCCGCTCCGAAAGCATCATGAGGTCGCCCTGGCCCGATCCCAAGGACTACCCGGTGGACGAGAAGGCCCTGGAGGAATTCGCCTTCCTCCAGGAGGTCGTGACGGGCATCCGGACCAGCCGAAGTGAATTGAACGTTCCGCCCTCGGCCCAGGTGAAGGTCTCCTATCAAGGGGCGGCCCTGGCTTTCTCGGCCGGGTCCGCCCAGGAATCCCTCCTCAAACCCCTTGGCCGGGTCCAGGACTACGGGCCGGCGAAGGAACGCCCGGTCAAGACCGCGCTGGTGGTGGTCAAGGGCGGGGAACTCTATCTTCATTTGGAGGGCCTCATTGACCTGAAGGCGGAGGCCGCCAAACAGGTCAAGGAGCGGGAGAAGCTGGCCAAGTACGTCCAAACCATCGAAGGCAAGCTCCGCAACGAGTCCTTCGTCAAGAATGCCCCGGTCGAATTGGTCGATGCCGAAAAGGCGAAACTGAGGGAGACCCAGGAGAAGATCGCCCGGATCGAGAACAACCTGAAGTTCCTGGAAAATTGA
- the tgt gene encoding tRNA guanosine(34) transglycosylase Tgt, which yields MHEFKVTAKDPKTRARAGVLKLGHGEVTTPCYMPVGTQASVKALSPEDVLACGSEILLANTYHLMLRPGADLVEKAGGLHRFMHWNRPILTDSGGFQVFSLADLRQINEEGVRFQSHLDGSKWEMTPESATRLQHKIGADIIMAFDECIPYPSPEDYVDRSVERTTRWAKRCLETHLQSGRDKDQALYGIVQGSNFPHLREKSAKQLLELDFPGYAIGGVSVGEPKEVIYGVVERTAPYLPEDRPRYLMGVGTPEDLWECVERGMDMFDCVMPTRIARNGTALTRNGRIILKNAKYFDDFTPLDPECSCECCRNYTKAYLRHLFQADELLVLRLVSLHNLRFMTEIAEMIREAVREGRFLEAKKAFFDKYFDPGR from the coding sequence TTGCACGAATTTAAAGTGACCGCGAAAGACCCAAAGACCCGGGCCCGGGCCGGGGTCTTGAAATTGGGCCATGGGGAAGTGACCACGCCCTGCTACATGCCCGTTGGCACCCAAGCCTCGGTGAAGGCCCTTTCCCCCGAGGATGTGCTGGCTTGCGGGTCCGAGATCCTGCTCGCCAATACCTATCACCTGATGTTGCGGCCTGGGGCCGACCTGGTGGAAAAGGCCGGGGGACTCCACCGGTTCATGCATTGGAACAGACCCATCCTGACGGATAGCGGTGGATTCCAGGTCTTCAGCTTGGCGGACCTGCGGCAGATCAATGAGGAGGGGGTCCGCTTCCAATCCCATTTGGACGGCAGCAAGTGGGAAATGACCCCGGAATCGGCCACCCGGCTCCAACATAAGATCGGTGCCGACATCATCATGGCTTTCGATGAATGCATTCCCTATCCCTCGCCGGAGGATTACGTGGACCGGTCGGTGGAGCGGACTACCCGGTGGGCCAAGCGTTGCCTGGAAACCCACCTTCAAAGCGGGCGGGACAAGGACCAGGCGTTGTACGGCATCGTCCAAGGGTCCAATTTCCCGCATCTTCGTGAAAAGAGCGCCAAGCAGTTGTTGGAATTGGATTTTCCCGGTTATGCCATCGGGGGGGTCTCGGTGGGGGAACCCAAAGAGGTCATCTATGGGGTCGTGGAGAGGACCGCGCCCTATTTGCCCGAGGACCGGCCCCGCTATTTGATGGGGGTGGGAACACCCGAGGACCTTTGGGAATGCGTGGAGCGGGGAATGGATATGTTCGATTGCGTCATGCCCACCCGGATCGCCCGCAACGGCACTGCCTTGACCCGGAATGGACGGATCATCCTCAAGAACGCCAAGTATTTCGACGATTTCACGCCGCTGGACCCGGAATGTTCCTGCGAATGCTGCCGGAACTATACGAAGGCCTATCTACGGCATCTGTTCCAAGCGGATGAATTGCTGGTCCTGCGTTTGGTCAGTCTGCATAACCTGAGGTTCATGACCGAGATCGCGGAAATGATCAGGGAAGCCGTTCGAGAAGGAAGGTTCTTGGAAGCCAAAAAGGCATTTTTTGACAAGTATTTCGATCCTGGCCGTTGA
- a CDS encoding N-acetylmuramoyl-L-alanine amidase produces MTLFSPRSFLVFCPVFLSLSIVLGTTSAWAKPLVVVDAAHGGSESGVKAGGEVEKDWNVRFAKALEKALVAQGMDVVQARQGDETLPIEKRAETINATQASAVIVLHAERDRNDWIKAPCVVVEPPTQSTEFTEAARWGATPPSLYRASLRLARALGKAFGVGTDLSVLSDSRGLPGEVTTFTGHLYCLPHQSLRYLTLPSVVVVPMFLTSASDVKKFSASSEVDDFAQKVARGVAEYVQ; encoded by the coding sequence GTGACACTTTTTTCCCCCCGTTCCTTCCTGGTCTTTTGCCCTGTTTTCCTTTCCCTCTCCATCGTTCTGGGGACCACATCCGCTTGGGCCAAGCCCCTGGTGGTGGTCGATGCGGCCCATGGCGGTTCTGAAAGCGGGGTCAAGGCCGGCGGCGAGGTGGAGAAGGACTGGAACGTCCGGTTCGCCAAGGCCCTGGAGAAGGCCCTGGTGGCCCAAGGAATGGACGTGGTCCAGGCCCGTCAAGGGGACGAGACCCTGCCGATCGAGAAGCGGGCGGAGACCATCAATGCGACCCAAGCCTCCGCGGTGATCGTCCTGCATGCTGAGCGTGACCGTAACGACTGGATCAAGGCCCCTTGCGTCGTCGTCGAGCCGCCGACCCAATCGACCGAGTTCACCGAGGCCGCCCGATGGGGGGCGACCCCGCCTTCCCTTTACCGGGCCAGCCTTCGGTTAGCCCGTGCGTTGGGCAAGGCCTTCGGGGTGGGGACGGACCTCTCGGTCCTGTCGGACAGCCGGGGTCTTCCGGGAGAGGTGACCACCTTCACGGGACACCTCTATTGCCTCCCCCACCAGAGCCTGCGCTACCTGACCCTTCCTTCCGTGGTCGTGGTCCCGATGTTCCTGACCTCCGCTTCCGACGTCAAAAAATTCTCAGCCTCCTCGGAAGTGGATGATTTCGCCCAAAAGGTCGCCCGGGGCGTTGCGGAGTACGTCCAATGA
- a CDS encoding acetyl-CoA carboxylase carboxyltransferase subunit alpha, with product MSSKKTAPEPSGAWKRVLLARHPQRPYTLDYVKRLITDFQEVHGDRAFSDDQAIMAGFGFLGKQPVFILGHQKGREIKENIKRNFGMPNPEGYRKALRVMKMAEKFKKPLLTFIDTPGAYPGLGGEERGQSEAIARNLLEMAKLKVPLVASVIGEGGSGGALGIGVANRVLMMENSVYSVISPEGCAAILWNDPSKSHQAADAMRMTAQDLVAFNIVDEVVPEPAGGAHSDHDLAASNLRKAIEKNLHPLLKLSPSALEQQRYEKFRSMGVFREK from the coding sequence ATCTCGTCCAAAAAGACGGCACCAGAGCCTTCGGGCGCCTGGAAAAGGGTCCTCTTGGCCCGCCACCCCCAACGTCCCTATACCCTGGATTACGTCAAAAGGCTGATCACGGACTTCCAAGAGGTCCATGGGGACCGTGCCTTCAGCGACGACCAGGCGATCATGGCGGGGTTCGGTTTCTTGGGGAAACAACCGGTCTTCATCCTGGGCCATCAAAAGGGCCGCGAGATCAAAGAGAACATCAAACGGAATTTCGGCATGCCCAATCCGGAAGGCTACCGAAAGGCCTTACGGGTCATGAAGATGGCCGAAAAGTTCAAGAAGCCTCTTCTGACCTTCATCGATACACCCGGCGCCTACCCCGGATTGGGCGGGGAAGAACGCGGACAATCGGAAGCCATCGCCCGGAACCTGCTGGAAATGGCCAAGCTCAAGGTCCCCCTCGTCGCCTCGGTCATCGGGGAAGGCGGCAGCGGGGGTGCCCTGGGGATCGGGGTCGCCAACCGGGTCCTGATGATGGAGAATTCGGTCTATTCGGTCATCTCTCCCGAGGGTTGTGCCGCCATTCTTTGGAACGATCCCTCCAAGAGCCACCAGGCCGCGGATGCGATGAGGATGACGGCCCAGGACTTGGTCGCCTTTAATATCGTGGATGAAGTGGTCCCGGAACCCGCGGGTGGCGCCCATTCGGACCATGACTTGGCCGCCTCGAACCTCCGGAAGGCCATTGAAAAGAACCTTCATCCGCTCCTGAAGCTTTCTCCCTCCGCCCTGGAACAACAACGCTATGAGAAGTTCCGTTCCATGGGGGTTTTCCGAGAAAAGTGA
- a CDS encoding tetratricopeptide repeat protein: MRSIEDLAAEENARLWEERGGRFNGLLWFAAFGLGPWGWYLFSMGKMGQGSVLILGSFFMFLLASGVLRGSGPSLPALMAAFGTFLFSGTIYFLSRMPTFFWGKDPSFWTAVQEGTVVEPLWSPLSYLVGQTTVHLFGPGDMSLLPLASAAFLAAGLGCWAAESFHRSPKQNLQVWSITLLMGMVLAISTPFWNLGTLASGLPASLGFFLYLLLRGCLNRDEKPWLTVTFLAALLFSVHPIWGLLGILAVWGRQEVSETPVWKGLLCVVAGLTPYLWLFFRADKVFPSWGGKSPFRTLLFQWREVWTAHWAQDAPAWRSVLDWTGWSGGSILVGAILSLLGFGLLVKKGRSGMTPGNTFWVWVLSGLGGILFASRTTETLGPTFLWFLAEAAFFFDQGLEKAMGSLDQRSKKPLRGTLGALILFFGLIGAALWQGQGFWRSDFYFPAQHAENLLRTMGPRSLLICRDPFQNWACVATQRSLGLVTHSVILNEDYLGKKWFAAEAIEKEPEILFSRAGGEPKGNLDRFIRDNWGQWNLLLDEPFPIGKGLPSYSLGLVRLFVSDPSKGPDPEGVPARYDLVGLPKAGTIKDPWTQHYFGSYVEGFNQMGLDLMERGLYSEAIRSFDRALKLDPSFKEAQDHLAWLYSQKNMLEAAQLDFEATLKSHPARIAELLRELDDSRVSGREDRTVELLDRIIHLDAELANSQYQLSKIYDKEGRSKEAQDLLEASVVLNPKQLQAQLSLGKLMKKMGDKLRAREAFHAALVLDPLNKEAQVEYWRSLNDR, from the coding sequence ATGCGCTCGATTGAGGACCTGGCGGCTGAGGAGAACGCCCGCCTATGGGAAGAGCGGGGGGGGCGTTTCAACGGTCTTCTTTGGTTCGCCGCCTTCGGTCTGGGCCCCTGGGGATGGTATCTCTTTTCCATGGGCAAGATGGGACAGGGTTCGGTCCTTATCCTCGGTTCTTTTTTTATGTTCCTCTTGGCTTCCGGCGTCCTCAGGGGTTCCGGGCCCTCCCTGCCAGCCTTGATGGCCGCGTTCGGGACCTTTCTTTTCAGCGGGACGATCTATTTTCTTTCCAGGATGCCGACCTTTTTTTGGGGGAAGGATCCGTCCTTCTGGACGGCGGTCCAAGAAGGAACGGTGGTGGAACCGCTTTGGTCCCCATTGAGCTATCTGGTCGGACAAACGACCGTCCATCTTTTCGGCCCAGGGGACATGTCCCTGCTTCCGTTGGCTTCAGCCGCATTCCTGGCCGCTGGGCTCGGATGTTGGGCCGCCGAGTCGTTCCATCGCTCTCCGAAACAAAACCTCCAGGTTTGGTCCATCACCCTCCTGATGGGTATGGTGCTCGCCATCAGCACGCCCTTTTGGAACCTGGGAACCTTGGCCTCGGGCCTTCCGGCATCCCTTGGATTTTTCCTTTATCTCCTGCTTCGGGGCTGTCTGAACAGGGATGAAAAGCCATGGCTCACGGTCACTTTCCTGGCCGCTCTTCTTTTTTCGGTCCATCCCATCTGGGGCCTATTGGGGATCCTGGCTGTTTGGGGCCGCCAAGAAGTTTCCGAGACCCCGGTGTGGAAGGGTCTGCTATGCGTTGTGGCGGGGTTGACCCCCTATCTTTGGCTTTTTTTTCGCGCGGACAAGGTGTTCCCATCCTGGGGAGGAAAGTCCCCTTTCCGGACCCTTTTGTTCCAGTGGCGGGAGGTTTGGACGGCGCATTGGGCCCAAGACGCACCGGCTTGGAGGTCGGTCTTGGACTGGACGGGATGGTCCGGTGGATCGATCTTGGTCGGAGCCATCCTCAGCCTTTTGGGTTTCGGACTTTTGGTCAAAAAAGGCCGTAGCGGGATGACCCCGGGAAACACCTTTTGGGTTTGGGTCCTTTCAGGCCTTGGCGGCATCCTGTTCGCCTCCCGCACAACGGAAACATTGGGGCCGACCTTTCTTTGGTTCCTGGCGGAGGCGGCCTTTTTCTTTGACCAGGGCTTGGAAAAAGCCATGGGATCCTTGGACCAACGCTCCAAAAAACCACTGAGGGGAACTTTGGGGGCTCTGATCCTTTTTTTTGGCCTGATCGGCGCCGCCTTGTGGCAGGGCCAAGGATTTTGGAGGAGCGATTTCTACTTTCCCGCCCAGCATGCGGAGAACCTCTTGCGGACCATGGGTCCCCGCTCCCTCTTGATCTGCCGGGATCCGTTCCAGAATTGGGCCTGTGTGGCGACCCAAAGGTCGCTGGGCCTGGTGACGCATTCGGTGATCTTGAACGAGGACTACCTCGGGAAAAAATGGTTCGCGGCTGAAGCCATTGAAAAGGAGCCGGAGATCCTATTCTCGCGGGCGGGCGGCGAACCTAAAGGGAACTTGGACCGGTTCATTCGGGACAACTGGGGCCAATGGAACTTGCTCTTGGACGAGCCCTTTCCCATCGGGAAGGGACTGCCGAGCTATTCTTTGGGCCTGGTCCGTCTTTTCGTGTCCGATCCTTCCAAGGGACCCGATCCCGAAGGGGTCCCGGCCCGTTACGACCTGGTGGGTCTGCCGAAGGCCGGAACGATCAAGGATCCCTGGACCCAACACTATTTTGGATCCTATGTGGAGGGCTTCAATCAAATGGGTCTGGACCTGATGGAACGGGGGCTTTATTCGGAAGCAATCCGGTCCTTCGACCGCGCCTTGAAATTGGACCCAAGTTTCAAAGAGGCCCAGGACCATTTGGCGTGGCTTTATTCCCAAAAGAACATGCTGGAGGCGGCCCAACTGGATTTCGAGGCGACCCTGAAGAGCCATCCAGCCCGGATCGCCGAACTTTTGAGGGAATTGGACGATTCAAGGGTCTCGGGGCGCGAGGACCGGACGGTGGAGCTTTTGGACCGCATCATTCATTTGGACGCCGAATTGGCCAATTCCCAATACCAACTTTCGAAGATCTACGATAAGGAAGGGCGGTCGAAAGAAGCGCAGGATCTTTTGGAGGCTTCGGTGGTCTTGAACCCCAAACAATTGCAAGCCCAGTTGAGCCTGGGGAAACTCATGAAAAAAATGGGGGACAAATTGAGGGCCCGGGAAGCGTTCCATGCGGCCCTGGTCCTGGACCCCTTGAACAAGGAAGCCCAGGTTGAATATTGGCGCTCGTTGAACGATCGATAG
- a CDS encoding type III pantothenate kinase, producing the protein MIWTLLVGNTRTVASLMEGSRILSRLWVPTARLRTRMGPPSFFGKLAKRKRVEGFLIASVVPPLDPLLRKSSQKILGLEPHFVTHRSPLGGRVGVLKPSQAGADRLANAVAARELYGQPSIVVDYGTGTTFDVVDRRGAYVGGAILPGIGISLRALHDFTAKIPMVPFERTHQVVGRTTEAAVRSGVYYGAIGTTRELLREIRREIGPRAPAIATGGWCRLFRSSGLFDHIDPDLTQKGMALIWRNLHALD; encoded by the coding sequence GTGATCTGGACCTTACTGGTTGGGAATACCCGTACCGTCGCCTCCTTGATGGAAGGGAGCCGCATCCTTTCCCGGCTGTGGGTGCCGACCGCGCGACTCCGGACACGCATGGGGCCCCCTTCATTCTTCGGGAAACTGGCCAAGCGAAAGAGGGTGGAGGGTTTTCTGATCGCCAGCGTGGTGCCGCCTTTGGACCCTCTCCTTCGGAAGTCCTCGCAAAAGATTTTGGGCCTGGAACCCCATTTCGTGACCCACCGGAGCCCTTTGGGGGGGCGGGTCGGGGTGCTCAAGCCCTCCCAGGCAGGCGCGGACCGTTTGGCCAACGCAGTGGCGGCCCGGGAGCTCTATGGCCAACCCTCCATTGTCGTGGACTATGGGACGGGGACGACCTTCGATGTGGTGGACCGGAGGGGGGCCTATGTGGGTGGGGCCATTCTGCCGGGTATCGGGATATCCCTCCGGGCACTGCATGATTTCACAGCCAAGATTCCCATGGTCCCTTTTGAGAGGACCCACCAAGTGGTCGGGCGGACGACGGAAGCCGCGGTCCGTTCCGGCGTCTATTACGGGGCCATCGGCACGACGCGGGAACTTCTTCGGGAGATACGCCGGGAAATAGGCCCCCGGGCACCCGCCATCGCCACCGGCGGCTGGTGCCGACTTTTCCGTTCTTCGGGACTTTTTGACCATATCGATCCGGACCTGACCCAAAAGGGCATGGCCCTCATCTGGCGGAACCTCCATGCGCTCGATTGA